ATTTGGTGTGAGTATACTTCTTTCTTATTGCTACTAAGAAGGAACCACATATGACCCAAAACACATCAGAGGTTACCTTTATCTGATTGTAATTTAAGACTCATGCCTGAAAGAGTAGTATTCATTACCTTATATAGCTGACCAAATTACATTTCTCAGGCAACTGATGCTCAATCTAGGTTTCCTGATGTTCAATCAAGACCGATACTAAACGTAAATGGTGGTTGTACATGTGGTTTAAAGATGTTTCAAGTGAAGGACTGTACTGTGATATAGGACCTAATGTACCAATTCTAGAAACCCGAAAGTACACAAAAACAGGTAGAGTTTATTGCTCTGCTCTTAggaagcaaacatctaattggctgTTTTGTTGACCCCCCCCAGGCCACATTTGTGTAACCTATTTGTTGGGTTATTCCTTCAACCACTGGAATATaccatatttagctttttttttaatctaattcaGGAGAATGAAGATACTGCTACAAAACAGAGAAGTAGCAAGTACAATATGAGTGCAGTGGATAAACAAAGTCAAGCTTTATACAACCTACCTTTCCTGGTTTTAATTTTACCCATAATTCATTCTCTGGCCTTCTCAGTTCATTGGTCAACTTACGATGTGCATTATACCATTTCTGTATTACATCATAAGGCACAGTGCTGATCACAGACCGATCATAATTGTTGTACCTTAAAATAGAAATAACAACATAAACCAGGGCCACTTTAAAAAATGGAGGAGACAGCATCATTCCTGCTCTTCCACCATCAAAGGGGCCACTTGGGATAAAGTTTAAAATACAAATGGCATTGTGTGTGacaataatatgtatttattataaacagCTGTCCAACCTGGTTTAACTTATTTAAGCTGTATaaacatattttgatattttaatgaTCAGTTTTTGGAAACATTGCTTTAGTCAATAGTTACAGcagtaaaaaagaagaaaaatcacaAGTGGAGCAGTATAATAATAAGTCCTATATTAGTTCCAAGCTTAGTAATCATATACAGACAAGTTGATGTTGCTTCTGGATAACAGCAAAGTGACTGCTACCATAATTGCTCGCAATAGTTTATCAGACTGGAAACAATCTTGTTGCTGTCAATACTTTACCATCTCAATACTATGCCTGTTTTCCTCCTACAATATTAAATTCAAAAGCATGCTTTGTATACTGCGTTTGCTGAAGtgtgaatgtaaaaatgggatgcCAGAGAACTACAGGTAAGGTGACTACTTTCGAATCTGCCCTGGCCTGGGAAATAAACGTACTAACTAAATTCATAATGCCTTTAATATTGGCAACCCCCAGTGAATTCAGTTGTCCTTATCAATCACGCTACAGCATCACTTATTCTAGAAACGAGACGTACCTAATCATATAAAGCTCTTTATTCCATGGGTAAACGTTTAACACAGGACCGATCCCCACCATGTGATTATTACTTCCTGCCATGTTCTCAATATATTCGTGTTTCAGAGGTATGTTGCTGAGCAGTTCAAATTCATCTGGATGTTGGCGACGGACTTGATCAGCTGCATAGAATCCATCCACTAACAGCGTTCGACCCCCAGTCCCCTCATGCCGCACACAGTGGAATAGTTGCATGCTGTGAAACAGAAGCAAACATAAGGGAACCAAAGAAATGTTTTCAGAGAAgtcatataaaagaaaaaaagggttcAGCTTTCATACTGGCCATACTGAGGGTTTATTGTGTTCACAGGTCTCAACAGTTACAATCAAGAATATTAATAGGAGCTGTGATATTTTCTATCTTGCCTGATATTTGTTATCTATAGTATGTGCTCTGCACCTCTAAATTTCTATTCCTCTAACTACAACCTTCATTTCCAGGCATTCACGACTAGCAAGCCTCTCAGGAGCTACATTTTATGGCTAAATAAAAAGGCATGTAAGGGGTTGGGCACATCTATATAAAGCACCGAATGGAGACAGAAGTGGGGCGTTTTAAGGTCGGATGCATTCGAGATGACTTTCACACAATCTTCACAGGCTGCAGGTAGGCCCATGAGTCCCGGGCCAGCCCGCATATCACTAGTATTAACAATACCAGGTGCTAATATGCTAAATTGATGATATAATAAAACTgaaacaacagctccacctgctggatATTTCAGCCAACTGAATAAGAAGAGTTTCTCTGCACAGATGTGAGTAGAGCAACATTACAATTCTTttctcaaaaatgtattttgtacacGTTGTCAGCCAAACTGACCAGTAGACAGTACTATTGCACCATCTGTGTATAAAAAGTAATATATTAAAAACTAGGAACATATCAATggaaactgcaaaagtgctcagaagaatgCTCTGAGAAATGTTATATCCATTTGATTTGGgaatttacatttcctttaaagtcaatggggccaCGGAGAAATGCTGGAGTAAGAAAAAGGTGTAATTTATCAAGGCATGCCATTTATGAAATATactaatgtgtttattttaatgtacTCTGGTGTTTGCAGGTGCAGCAATGCTGCCTAATCTAACCCAAACTCCTTTTTCGGGTGTAATGTTAAACAAATTAGGCGAAGTCTATTTTTACCCAAAGAAATGTTCACAATCCCAAAGCAGCTTTTGCTGACCAGACTTAATATACAGTAACACAAACAAATCTTTATAGCTTTACAAAACGAACAAATGGTCAATAATGTACAAGCACCACTGGGCAAACTGGCTATCAAAAACTTGCTAATTTACACAGTATATTTACTCGTACCAACCATTCATATCTTTGTCTTTATTTAGCAATATCTAGGagactgatcaaagctaatttCGGATTGGATAACCTACACTGGTGAATTTAGCACCTATATTATTAAATTGACCTCCGTGTTTTCTAAAccttaacttttactatgattaTGCACACAGACAAAGATGAAATATTAATGCATACTTACCCACAAGGCTCTTGGAAGTATGTGGTATCTGTGTGACGATCCAAGGCTAATTTAGTGTAAGCTGTGTCTCCACGTGAGAAGTCAGAAGTAAGATCCCACATCTTACCATAGATAGTTTCCCTGTAAATTTCCATTGCAATGTGAATGTTTTTAATACAGCACACTAAAATTTTAAGTAAACTTTACAACTAAAATTTTGGAAAGAACCAACTTAtgctattacaaaaaaattatcttttctcTAAGTTAAACATGATAAAGTATAATGgggatcatgtaataaaacaccacATACCATGTTTTTAGGGGGGAATGTCATAAAAAAGTGTTTGCGACTAATCTGATTGATTGCTACGGGTGATAAGATCTCTCCATCTTCTCCAAAGCATAGTGCTTGCTGTTCATTTGACATGATATGCATTTTGAGTAGGCTGGTATTATTTACCTGATATGGCTAATTCTCTCTGCTACTTTCTCTGTATCCTCTCGGGTTGCTGGAACATCATCAACAAAAGCTATGCCATACAGCAAGAAATTCTGCAGGAATTCTCTCAGTCCCTCGTTTGTTTCCAGAAACTCTGAATAGCTGACAGATGGGACATTTGCCTCTTTGTAGATCCTTTCATTCCACAAGATTCGAGGCTGGATCAGCTGATGCTTCTGACCTTCATAGCTATTTTGCACCAACCATTCTAGCCCATATCTGGTCATGTGACCATCTGGCCCtgtaaaatataaacatgttACTCTGtctacaattttaataaatatgatatgAAATGGTGTTTGTTAATACAACTGCTCATCTTCAGGtgaagtaaacatttttaatgcttggcTCTGCTAATAGAGCAATAccgatatatataaaatatattataccaATGTGATGTTTCTCCACCAGCATATTTTAAAGAGAAAAGCTTGATGACCCCAGCCATCCCCTTTGTGACCCCTGTCACTGAAAATGCACATTACAACATTTTGGACACTTACCACAAGTGACATAtctgcacacacaggcagagatatGAGGAGTGACTGGAGTATAACATAACAGAAAgctacttccttcttttcagctctctaactctgagttagtcagcgactttaagggggggccacatgggacattactgtacagtgagtttgcaattgatccttagcatgcagctcagattcaaaagcaaacaattatgacccatgtggccctccttcacgtcactgattggttattgtctgataaccagtggaaaccaagatagctgcaaagcaggaagtaatgtttggctattatgttagacatctatttacccagtttttatactgaacaattcctttaaataaacccaaaatgctggttttgcctccaataaggattaattatatctttgtttggaccaagtgcaaggtactattttattaatacagagaaaaatgaaatcatttttatgggagacggccattctgtaattcgggaactttctggatatcgggtttccaggtaacggatcccatattattatcaaaaaatatttttttgatctattggaatagtatgtatgtatgtatagtaaaAGGATAAATATTTGGTTGGCATACGGTTTCTTAAAATATAACACTTTAGCAACTTACAAGTGAGGTATAGAGTGGTCTCATCCGCTCGCACCTGAGCCGGTTGGATATCGAGTTCCACGCTGGCTGTGTCCAAGCTACGCTGGTTGGTTTTGGCATTGAAACAGGAAGCTGAGCGACAATGATCACGCAACCACACATAATTAAAGCGCATACAGGTTCCAGAATAAAGTATCTCTGTGAAAACAGGAATAGAAAAGTTAATACCAGAGAATGGCAAAAGTGTTCTTcaattgcattttagtgattaaGCTGtcaaaaagttatatatatttttaatatggaaaacACAATCCCATTTATTACACTTATGTTAAAGAGGGTCCTATTGGTCCACTCTTTTCTTTCAAGGGCCAATAATAAGTCTGCAGAGCATCACAGCATCCTAGCTTCATCGATATCTGGGGAAATCACCAGCATGTGATCTTATATAACAGGTCTGCCAGAATAAAGGTGGATGTGCAAGTTGATGAAATATGTGTCAGCAGTGTTTAGCGAGTGCTGCATCTGGCACTTGCTCAGGTGTCTTACATAATATATAATCACATGAAGTTGACTTTTCATAAGTGTTTAGAATAACGCTCTTTGCAGCACTTTACTATCtatattgcaacatttttaaaagtaaagttTGCACGCATAAAATGATTATGTACTTGCTGTAatgcattttactccattattCATTCATACCTCTGTACCAGACTGCTACCGAGTGCTCTGGGAAATGttcaaagtttttgtttttatcatgCAGCCCTGAGAGGTGCATCTCCAGAACTTTATAGATAGTTCTTTGGTTTTCATGATGTTCTTTGTTTACATATGTAGCAGCacacagctggatttcatttTAACAAATTATGTAATTAAGGTAATTGGATGTACCAGTGCTTATTTAGGGGTTTCACAGAAACCGGTTCAATATTTATGGCATtttgacttttcagttttttatttgcaaataatttcAAATCTGGGTCAAATTTTTCCACATTGACATGATGGATTGTTTTGTGCAAATCACTGATATGAAATCCCAgttaaatccattttaattccaggtagTAGCACAACAATATGTAGAAATACCCAAGGAACTGTAACTTACATCACTGCACTAAGTGAAATCTGAATGGCATCATGCCCATacaaaaaaagccatgaatacaaTTATAAGATATCACATAATTGAACCAGAATGGTAAACTCTGTCACACAGAAGAAATTAATTactatttcttattatttaaaaaagaacgTTTTTGtactgctataatgaaaaataaaagtgaacTTCTTTttacaagcattaaaaaaaacaaaaaaacccccagtAAGTTATAATTAAAGATGAAATGTTTAGCTCACCAAGGTGATCATTGTGAAGAACCCAAGAGCAGACATTAACCTCTGGTGATGTACTGAACCAGCGATGTACAGATGTAACATTCTTATGGAAGATGGATGGTCTTAAAACCTGTTTTCTGACCACAAGGGTTTGCAGTGCTTTTGCAACTGGATAAAAACCTGCCAGCCTGCGACACCACATTGTGCCCTAAAGAGACAATAATCAGAAATACGGGTAAACTTATGTAGTTCTGCATGAAGAGGCTGTATGGTGAGACAGTTAGTACAATAAATCAGATAAGTCCAACAAAATTTTAAAATGGGttgcaggaaaaagaaagaataataaaaaaaaaagcatggaagaaatgttaaaaagagaaaaaatatatatcaaagaagGAAGCAAAACATGCACTGAAAATTATTCCACCCAAAATCCAATTTTGAGTGAAGTCCATAAAACAACAGTATAAACTTGTCTCTGtgcaaatgataaaatattttataattaactcACAAAAGACAAGCATTTGGTAGTGAGCTAAAGAGCTTAATCTTTTAGTCCCCACATTGCTTCTTCTAAACAGTCAGTAAACCAACATACCGTAACAAGATTATGCTGGaccctctgtaaaaaaaaaaaaacagcttgaagTGATGATGCCCTGTAGACATTCATAGGCTAATTTGTGTTTCTGGCAGTAGATATAGGACAGATAAGGCCTTCATGTTCAAATAATTCTCTGAAATAATAGATGTGCACGATTTTCCCCCTCAATGCAGAAACAGATTATATCTTAAAAGGAAAACGGACTGCTCTCTACAATTTCAGTCATGGTCCTGAGTGACATTAAtggggagatttatcaaactgtgagtttagattttaaatcccaagttctattcattcctgggggatttttagaagtatgtttatcaatgggtgaaacttagaactcatcatttgataaatacacgtccacaaatcccataggaatgaatagaatgtgggtgagttgttctttttataaaaatctaagctcacattttcataaatctggccctaaattaACAAATTTCTTATTGTTTTAAGTGATATCACGGTGTTCTAaatctctggggcaaatttactaaagggcgaagtggctaacgctagcgaaaatttgccagcgtgatgtcattttgttacttcgccgacttaataacaggtgctggcgtaaattcgctagccaagtggacctattctagcgctacttcgcacccttatgcgaggcgaagttgcgctatggcgaagggacgtaactacgctaattcactaacttgcggattttactgaacattacctcttgcgcgagactttacttcgccacctcagaccaggcgaagtgcaatagagtagataggacttgcttcaaaaaaagtttacattttttcgaagtcccaaaaacactggcatcttacTTTTTaaggttgataggctgaaaaagatcgtaaatttcctaacaaatggcacctaaactatacagtgggcacatgtatagggcaaaataacaactctattttattttacgaagctttcccaggcttgtgtagtgtaatgtatttgctgcagcatatacgtccattgtactttaacttggcgccgtatgcaaattaggcatcgctatcgtaacttcactttgcttgacgaattaacggtagcgcaacttcgctacctttcgcctacCTGAGCGCaagtttggattttagtgaattagcagcgccctgggAAACTTCGCCTgtcgaagccaacgctggcgcaccttcgaaggtaagtaaatttgccccccaaGAATAAAGACTATCATTAAAGGGCAGAAGTGCTATCAAGTGAAATCATGTTTGCCATGAAAATTACGTTTATCTTACTGGAGTTCTTGAAATTTAAAATGCTTTGCCTCTCATCTTAATAgcaaaattttccaaaatgactCAGCAAGCCCAGTTGCTTTAGACATATCATTACGAGTATACTAGATGAATGATTCTGGTGAAAGAGTGGTACTGCAACTaataatattttaactttttccatTGCTTAATAAGCTGCTATGTGGATATGGATTTGGAAGTTTTAAAACATTATACATTTGATtaatggcaaaacaaaaaaaatgtaggttaGAATCAGGTAACAGGAAAGTGCATGGTGAAGCAAGTTGCAGTTTTAGTGTATGACCTGCAAGTGTGTATGTGGCAGACAGGTGGTGCACAGGCAAAGTAAGGTATATTGCCTGGCCTATCTAGATAAAGGTCAGATCTTTCCCCCTCTTATTGGGTTGCCAGCAACCACTGAACCCTACTGAAAAGTCATTCGGAAATCTTATTCTCTACTTTTATTGCACATTCTCAATGGCAATACTGACTCACATGATTATTGCTTATGCAGCAGGCCAAACACCTGCTCACATGTGCTATTTAcagtatgtggggggggggcatgttaaACAACTTCCCAGACTACTAAAAATGTGGCTCTTAAGTAGCCGTGTCTGCCATTGTCCTTAGCCTTAACAAGCTGAAAGTAGCAGATCTCTACAtagaattttgtaaatttttactttatttggttAAGCCTATGGCCTATGCCAAGCCATATGTCCTATAGATACATGTTCACACACACGTCTACATGAGAAAGGTGGTTTATTAAAATGCACAACAAGTCACAAGTAGAATCCAAATGAGTTGTTACAGGttgtttccccttaaaaaccGACCCCCCAAATATATTGTCGGTTTGAAGTTAAGCTCCTTCTCCCCAATCCAATTGATATCACAAACCTTTGTCTTGTTCTGTTTATATCGTCCAGTTTGCTCTGCCTCCAGCAAGTAAGTCTGTACTGGATACTTTTGCTCCTTGTCATTTAAGGTATCAAAGGTTGCTAAAGGCATAAAAGTGAATTGATGAGTAAACAGGATTACAGCTAAGTTTTCCTTATATAGTTAGAAATcattatagaatgtcctattcttagtaaatgttcaacagtttttttttaaatttttatagtttctgcatTATTTTGCCTTCATATCCTGCCTTGTAGTTTTCAGACAGATGTCACTAACCATGGTAGCCAATATAATTGTGCTctaagagactgcaatattattgatattaatgttttattattaatatttctattcagatctctcctattaatattccagtctgtcatttAAACCACTTCTTGGCTTCTAGGGAACATTGGACCCCAAtgaccagatagctgctgaaatgacAGAGGTGCTGAATAACTAAATACAGATGCAGTGGTAAAACAATTCAACAATTAATATGGCTTGCACCCTTGACCAGAATTCACAAAGGTGAATCTGGCTAATTTGGATGCAGAGTAATGCTTCTGTGTTTTTGTTGTGAAAACAGTTCAGCTCAGTATGTTACCACCTCTAGGTACAAATTCTACATTTACCATACATTCCTTCTGCAGCTTGAAATGCTCCAAATCGCAATATAGGGTCAATTACaccttggatatatatatactgtatattttttcagTGGAGGGATGGTCAGGCTGTGGGCCCAGATACTGCTGAACTAGAACTCCCAACACCTCTCATAAACAAGGGGAGGGATGTCTTTCATCTTCTGTAAGTATGTTACCTATGATATTTATATAGAGCTGAAGTTTAATTTATTGGTAGTATGTATTTTACATACTGCATCACACAGCAGATATAGCATTCATTAGAATATGGAAAAGAGCAGGGGCATTTCTGAGGTGGCACAACTGTGCTCTCTACACTAGAAATCCACTCCAGAAAAATCTTAGGGTCGGCCTTTCTTCCTTATGGCAGAAAAcaacacaacaaaaaaagttttgcaatttatataactACTGTTAAGGAAAATCTGCCTTTTttctgacatgagctcattcagttggccTTAAGTAAAAAAGAattataaacataatttcaaatgcCAACAAATAAACCATGTTCCATGCTGAAGTGATAAATTCTGGGATTTGAAGTTGCTCTGCTTTCCAGAAAATGTGTTCACACCATGGAAAGAAGAAACCAAGATTTAAAAGAAGCCCAAATGCATGAGCTTACGTCAAAAAGGGGTTATTCCTGTGGCTTGAAAAAGTCTTTTTGACCAGTTCTCTCATTACTCTGAGTTACAAACCCTCCACTGaacttgtaattttttaaatgtgacacagttttatgttggaaaaaaaataagaacattttgCAATAGTATTTAGCCcagtgttttaatataaaaaaaaaaacaataattggggttaaaggaaaagtaacaccaaaaaattaaagtgtttttaagtattgaaaatatcatgtagtgttgccctgcactggtaaaacagatctgtttgcttcagaaacactactatagttcatataaaaaagctgctgtgtagcaatggtgaaaactgagaaaaggctatatggcacaggttaaatagtggataacagataaaattatgttctacaaagcttatctgctatctgctgtgtaaccagagccttttctcctttgaatggctgccccattgctacacagcagcttattaaaataaacaatagtagtgtttctgaagcaaacacagcagttttaccagtttaCCAggttattttgcaacatttccctGTATTTTTCACCAATTTTAACAAATTGCCTAACTCTGCTGATGAAAAGCAGTACGACAGCATCGTCCTACCTACCACCTTACTTCACTGTATATACgtactgtatgtgttttttgGAGGTGTGAGCACATGTCACATACAATTTCTCCATATTGCAACTTATTCACTATTACACTATTTGTCAAACTCCAGACATGTTTTTGACATTGTTCTTTTTTGAGTAATGGCtttttgtaggatcctacaaaattTGATCCCCATAGCTGTAATATtaagtcagatcagataaagggcccaattcaattcagtgagtaaagtcatggacaagattcaattcagaaaTACTTATTTCACAGTTTATGACATCAAAactctatggggaaaaactggaactgaatttggagaaaactttttttttcctcgaATTAAATTTCGTCcatgtgataaaccaggagataacattttctcactgaattgaatcttgcccaaAGTTGGATGGTgtgttttgttcatgcatctacatccatatttaatgtatttatatgagAAGAAAAAGTctgtcagacaccatcagattttatctcgtcagatgaagaca
The sequence above is a segment of the Xenopus laevis strain J_2021 chromosome 8L, Xenopus_laevis_v10.1, whole genome shotgun sequence genome. Coding sequences within it:
- the tmlhe.L gene encoding trimethyllysine hydroxylase, epsilon L homeolog isoform X1 → MWCRRLAGFYPVAKALQTLVVRKQVLRPSIFHKNVTSVHRWFSTSPEVNVCSWVLHNDHLEILYSGTCMRFNYVWLRDHCRSASCFNAKTNQRSLDTASVELDIQPAQVRADETTLYLTWPDGHMTRYGLEWLVQNSYEGQKHQLIQPRILWNERIYKEANVPSVSYSEFLETNEGLREFLQNFLLYGIAFVDDVPATREDTEKVAERISHIRETIYGKMWDLTSDFSRGDTAYTKLALDRHTDTTYFQEPCGMQLFHCVRHEGTGGRTLLVDGFYAADQVRRQHPDEFELLSNIPLKHEYIENMAGSNNHMVGIGPVLNVYPWNKELYMIRYNNYDRSVISTVPYDVIQKWYNAHRKLTNELRRPENELWVKLKPGKVLFVDNWRVLHGRESFTGYRQICGCYLTRDDVLNTSRLLGLKA
- the tmlhe.L gene encoding trimethyllysine hydroxylase, epsilon L homeolog (The RefSeq protein has 2 substitutions compared to this genomic sequence): MWCRRLAGFYPVAKALQTLVVRKQVLRPSIFHKNVTSVHRWFSTSPEINVCSWVLHNDHLEILYSGTCMRFNYVWLRDHCRSASCFNAKTNQRSLDTASVELDIQPAQVRADETTLYLTWPDGHMTRYGLEWLVQNSYEGQKHQLIQPRILWNERIYKKANVPSVSYSEFLETNEGLREFLQNFLLYGIAFVDDVPATREDTEKVAERISHIRETIYGKMWDLTSDFSRGDTAYTKLALDRHTDTTYFQEPCGMQLFHCVRHEGTGGRTLLVDGFYAADQVRRQHPDEFELLSNIPLKHEYIENMAGSNNHMVGIGPVLNVYPWNKELYMIRYNNYDRSVISTVPYDVIQKWYNAHRKLTNELRRPENELWVKLKPGKVLFVDNWRVLHGRESFTGYRQICGCYLTRDDVLNTSRLLGLKA